The following are from one region of the Anomaloglossus baeobatrachus isolate aAnoBae1 chromosome 1, aAnoBae1.hap1, whole genome shotgun sequence genome:
- the LOC142262854 gene encoding serine/threonine-protein kinase SBK1-like yields MKISEEKRNCIIQLIDSGLLAKKITCSGDIASSYCNGPGTSLRGMFPVHWMLHWDMTATTHDTMASSVQYMELIQERLVSIASQCTQEIDLQQNFHVLQKLGNGGYGSVLMVKDKKTGQEMALKVLNRNKITEFAFLMEFAMTYFLSFHPNIIRPFGVPYKTGDLFAFPLELAIGDLASFILPHTGLPEDIVKRCVVQISGALEFIHRIGLVHLDIKPENILVFDKDFHCIKVTDFGFSCFKGSKMKIGFGTKSFMAPEMRQLKDTLLVDYSLDVWALGIVLYHLLTGDFPWQSAVFTDNDYCNFVEWQKSVEAVGPPSPWRKFPPQVLKMFSGLLAIDYNKRSKSTDVLTFLGECWKE; encoded by the exons ATGAAGATTTCAGAGGAAAAGAGAAACTGCataatccagctcatcgatagcggtctcttggccaagaaaatcacATGCTCAGGAGACATTGCCTCTTCTTACTGTAATGGTCCTGGTACCTCCCTGAGGGGCATGTTTCCTGTCCACTGGATGCTGCACTGGGATATGACGGCTACCACCCAC GATACAATGGCCTCCAGTGTACAATATATGGAGCTCATCCAGGAAAGACTTGTCTCCATTGCCTCCCAATGTACGCAAGAGATCGATCTGCAGCAGAACTTCCATGTGTTACAGAAGCTTGGAAATGGAGGCTACGGTTCTGTGCTCATGGTGAAGGACAAGAAAACAG GTCAAGAAATGGCATTAAAAGTTCTCAACAGAAACAAAATAACTGAATTTGCGTTTCTCATGGAGTTCGCCATGACTTACTTCCTCTCCTTTCATCCCAACATCATTAGACCGTTCGGCGTTCCCTACAAGACTGGTGACCTTTTCGCCTTTCCTTTGGAGCTGGCGATTGGTGACCTGGCCTCCTTTATTCTACCTCAT ACTGGACTCCCAGAAGACATAGTCAAAAGGTGTGTGGTGCAGATCTCCGGTGCCCTGGAGTTCATACACCGTATTGGGCTGGTTCATCTGGACATCAAACCAGAAAATATCTTGGTGTTTGACAAGGATTTCCACTGCATCAAAGTTACAGACTTTGGATTTTCATGTTTCAAGGGATCCAAGATGAAAATTGGGTTCGGCACAAAGTCATTTATGGCTCCAGAGATGAGACAACTTAAAGACACTTTGCTGGTAGACTACTCCCTGGATGTATGGGCATTAGGGATTGTTCTCTACCACTTACTTACAGGAGACTTTCCATGGCAGTCTGCAGTTTTCACAGACAATGATTACTGTAATTTTGTAGAATGGCAAAAAAGTGTTGAGGCTGTTGGTCCACCATCGCCATGGAGAAAATTTCCACCTCAAGTACTAAAAATGTTCAGTGGACTTTTAGCCATAGACTATAATAAGAGAAGTAAATCAACTGATGTATTGACCTTCTTGGGTGAATGTTGGAAAGAATAA
- the LOC142263013 gene encoding serine/threonine-protein kinase SBK1-like — MASSVQYMELIQERLVSIASQCTQEIDLQENFHVLQKLGNGGYGSVLMVKDKKTGQEMALKVLNRNKTTEFAFLMEFAMTYFLSFHPNIIRPFGVTYKAGDLFAFPLELAMGDLASFILPHTGLPEDIVKRCVVQISGALEFIHRNGLVHLDIKPENILVFDKDFHCIKVTDFGFSCFKGSKMKIGFGTKSFMAPEMRQLKDTLLVDYSLDVWALGIVLYHLLTGDFPWQSAVFTDNHYCNFVEWQKNVEAVDPPSPWRKFPPQVLKMFSGLLAIDYNKRSKSTDVLTFLGECWKE; from the exons ATGGCCTCCAGTGTACAATATATGGAGCTCATCCAGGAAAGACTTGTCTCCATTGCCTCCCAATGTACGCAAGAGATCGATCTGCAGGAGAACTTCCATGTGTTGCAGAAGCTTGGAAATGGAGGCTACGGTTCTGTGCTCATGGTGAAGGACAAGAAAACAG GTCAAGAAATGGCATTAAAAGTTCTCAACAGAAACAAAACAACTGAATTTGCGTTTCTCATGGAGTTCGCCATGACTTACTTCCTCTCCTTTCATCCCAACATCATTAGACCGTTCGGCGTTACATACAAGGCTGGTGACCTTTTCGCCTTTCCTTTGGAGCTGGCGATGGGTGACCTGGCCTCCTTTATTCTACCTCAT ACTGGACTCCCAGAAGACATAGTCAAAAGGTGTGTGGTGCAGATCTCCGGTGCCCTGGAGTTCATACACCGTAATGGGCTGGTTCATCTGGACATCAAACCAGAAAATATCTTGGTGTTTGACAAGGATTTCCACTGCATCAAAGTTACAGACTTTGGATTTTCATGTTTCAAGGGATCCAAGATGAAAATTGGGTTCGGCACAAAGTCATTTATGGCTCCAGAGATGAGACAACTTAAAGACACTTTGCTGGTAGACTACTCCCTGGATGTATGGGCATTAGGGATTGTTCTCTACCACTTACTTACAGGAGACTTTCCATGGCAGTCTGCAGTTTTCACAGACAATCATTACTGTAATTTTGTAGAATGGCAAAAAAATGTTGAGGCTGTTGATCCACCATCGCCATGGAGAAAATTTCCACCTCAAGTACTAAAAATGTTCAGTGGACTTTTAGCCATAGACTATAATAAGAGAAGTAAATCAACTGATGTATTGACCTTCTTGGGTGAATGTTGGAAAGAATAA